A segment of the Mauremys mutica isolate MM-2020 ecotype Southern chromosome 7, ASM2049712v1, whole genome shotgun sequence genome:
GCCTACGTGCTAAGTGCCGCGCCGGCCTACTCTGAGGGGCTGCTGTCCCCGGCGCAGCTCTCCAGCCCCGACCAGGTCTTCACGCCCCTGTCCGGCACACCCACCGGTGCCGCCCCAGTGCCCTCCTTTGATTTCGCCAGCCTGGAGTATGCAGAGGGCACCAGCCTGAGCCACGAGGGACCATCGATGGCCATGGAGCTGGGCAATCTCTCCTCCATGGAGGAGGCCCCCAGCGCCACCCAGGGCCAGCCAGGCAAAGACACTGAGTTCAGCTACGTGTTCTTCCCCACTGCCTACGAGCCAGCCTTCCGGAGGGACAACCCAGGTGGCTCTTCCAAGGACTTTGTCTGCACGCCTCCCTACACGCCCCACCAGGGCTGCACCTTCATGttcgggacccaggagtcctaccctcccaccacagccacctctcctcccaccaccactTCCTCCGAGCTCCTCTACCCTCCGGAGAACTGCAGTGCTCTCTATGAGAAGTTGCCGCCCACTCCTGACAGCCCCGGTAATGGGGATTGCACCGTCATGACGCTGCCGGAGGTCAGAGCCCCCCTCTATATTGATGTGCCCATGGTGCCCGAGGGGGTGCTCACCCCGGAGGCCTCACCTATCAAACAAACCTTCTTCAGATATTCTgaaaaagaaaagactgagattGACCTGCTGGCCAGGCACATCAGCAGCTTGGCTGAAGACTTCAGCTCCTTCCACTCCACGGAGCTCTCCCTCCAGGCAAAGCAAGGCCAGGTCAGCCGCAGCTCCTCTTTGCCGGCCAGcatgcccagcccctgcctggacTTCCAGCCTCTCAAGAGCTGGAGGAGCATTGActtctccttcctctcctgccCCGAGGAGAGCCTCCTGGAAGAGGACACCATGGAGAACCTTCTCCAGGACCTGTCCACCTCTCTGTTCGAGAAGAGTGGCGCCGGTGTCCggtgccccctccaccaccacttCTGTGGTGGGAACGTCAGTAGTCCACTAAGCTTGGACGCCGAAGAGAGCGGCAGTGGGACCTTGGCTCCCTCGCCCTCCACGGACCTGTCTCCAGAAGAGCAGTGCTTTCTGGAAGAACTGGCCTCCTATGAAACAGTCTTTGAGACATGTGCCTCAAGGTCGCCCTGTGATGGGTTAGATGAGTTGTATCAACTCCAGAGCCACCTGCAAGACAGCTTCCATGAAGGTAAGGGGCAGAGGCAGTGCCAGCTGGGCGGGGCGGGTCAGTGCAGGAACTCAGGCTGCATGGATATGGATTGTAGGGATCCCCTGTTGGCCACCCATTTGCCCCCACCATGGGGCACATCACTCTTCCAGGGGGgcaaccctgcactgcagcacatCTGCCACCAGTTAAGGCACATGCAtgcttccccctgccctccaaaATGTAGCCTGCCCCTCCCCGGTTACACTTGACATGGCTCCAGTTCGGCTGGGTGGCCATTTCCAAGGCTGCTGCCAGGACACTATGTAAGGCAGCTAGACTGAGATCAGGGGCCCGTCACACCAGGCACTGACACcaaccctgactgagatcagggtctCCGTGAgcctgggcactgcacagacacagtccctgtcccaacaAGATCACAAGCTCTAGACATAGGCAGAATTatcctccccattttacagatggaaagtgAGGCCCAGAAAGagtcagtgacttgcccagtgtcacatgGGGAGGCAGCGatggagctgggaactgaacccaggtgtcctgagcaCTAGCCTGTGGCATTCATCGCAAGGCCAGCATTGCATGGTGCTGCCACCTGGGGACAGCACATGAGCAACTGGGCTGGCAAGGGATTGAGAGAGTGAGGGCCTGACTCTAGTGGGTTACAgcagaagggctgggagccaggactcctgggttctcccccagcttgGAGGGGACTAGCCAttagagcaggaggctgggagccaggactcctgggttctatcccagctcggAAGGGACTAGCCgttagagcaggaggctgggagccaggactcctgggttctatcccagctcggAGGGGACTAGCCgttagagcaggaggctgggagccaggactcctgggttctatcccagctcggAGGGGACTAGCCAttagagcaggaggctgggagccaggacttctggtgTATCCCAGCTCAGgaagggagtgggatctagtgggttagagcagggaagctgggagccaggactcctgggttctgctcccagtACTGAGTGAACatggactagtggttagagtataggatcaggactcttgggttctactcCTGATCCTGTCACGCTGCATGTGTGAGTTTCCCTCCTGTGAAAGTAGGGGAGAATAACCTCTCCCAGGGAGCTATCCTGGGAGGAAAGTTGTGGAGCAGGTCGCCCTCTAGTGGAGATCCATGAGGAGGCTGGTCCTGGCTCCGTCAGGCCTGACAGTGGTTGGGGAGAGCATGTTCTGTCTTTGTGGTGGGAGCTGGCTGGGATGCCCCGTGCCCTCTAACCCCCCATCCCCTTTGCTTTGTGTCTCCCCACAGATGGAAGCGAAAGTGACCCTTCGTTCTGAAATAAGTCTGTGACTTACTTCACCAAGTATGGCATATTGTCATATTTTGAGGAGCTTCTTCCACCTATACTCGAGCTGAGACCTGACTCCGTGCACATCCGGAGGGGGCGCCAGGCTGGGCATCCCTGGGGTGAGCTTTGGGTGAAGAACTAGCATTTTtataacccccccccaaaaaaaagaccACCATCGTGCTGTCGAAGCTAGAGTTGCCAACCAGAGCTCTTGAAAGGACCATTGTACGTGGCTTTACACATAGAACTGTATTCACTCGTAGTGAGTATATGTATGTAATTTAATAAGAAATACTACGGTCGCCTCTCCCCAAGGCCTGCCCCCCACGTGCATTCAACCCAGTGTTGGAACAAGGCACGGGGGGGCCTGGCTttggcctccccaccccctgaacccCTAGAGAATGGTGGGCGTAGGTGGTATCTAACCTACCGCAGTAAGGGCCCATGGCTGTTCAGGCGTTTTTTGGCAATTGCATTTCTGttcctgaccaaaaaaaaaaaatccctagatTCAACTGGCCCAGCTCTGATTTTTCTCAGAGCTGCCAGGGCAAAATACAGTGTTTGTGGCTACGTCCATTTCACCATGAGGCTTCTGCTGGGATTCTAGACTGGGCCTGTCAAAGCTGGCTTAATCACAGTCTCTTGCACAGGGGCAGCTGAACAATGCATAAAAGGCAAATGTTTAAGTGGGGAGGGTGATTGACAAATGGCCTGGGGATGTGATGGACTCTCCATCATGTGGGCTGTAAACCCAGATTGGGTGACTCTCTCTCTAGCCTGACCACAAATCACTGGACTCAGTGCTCGGGTAATGGGGTGAAATTCTCCAGCCTGTGTTATCCATGTCAgacaggatctgggcctaagaagTCATTACCCGAAGGGACTGACATTCCAGCCTCTGGTCCAGTTTTGAGACTCTCAGCGTTGAGTGAAATCGTTGTTCAGCAGGAGTCATTTGAATtgttgtttcattttgaaatgtcaccCATGAATGTTAACTCACCCTGGCTGGAATAATCCCCTGCAAGCATTTTCCAGATCAGAGCTTAACATTGTCACCAGAGTGAGCTACTCGGAATGATTCCTGGCACCAAaaccacccctctcccccacctggggcgggcggggcggggtgAAATATACCAGTGTAGAACAGAAATGTTTATAGATATAAATATATAGagatctttaatttttttaaaaaccacaagAATGATTTTCTAACTTCTCCAGAGTGGGATCCTGAGTTGGGCGCAGTCTCTGTGCCATGACAGGGATATATTGTGAGACATCAGGATCCATGGGTCCCCcccccttttcctttctttttggggtgttgataaaaaaaataaacaaatgttaAGATGTGACGCCCAGAGAGGCGCCATTGTCGCTAACCGTAGAGTTGTCTACGCTCAAGTATCAGGATTGAATCCTCTAACTCTTTACCAATTCGCACATTGCCGAAATGTGGAGTATTGTAAGACACATGTATATTTGTAAAGGAAAACGAcgggatttctttttttaaaacaaaaaagatcaTTGTGTCCATCGCTGTACATATAtctctatattatatatatggaTCATTGTGCACCAGGTCATGGACAACGTGGAGTCGTTCTTCGGTGTGTGTCGCTGTGAGTGCATTTGTAATGCCAAAATCTTTGTAATAAAACTGAAATTAACAAAAGTGACGTGGGGCATTTCTTAAGCTGTCTCCTCGGGAGAGGGTGAGTAATTGTATTGTTGGGCTGCATTTGAGATCGGTGGCCTCTATTGTGCCAGGAGCTACACAGACACCCACCAAGATTGGGGATCCCATTGCACCAGGCTCTGGACAGACCCCGACTCAGATCAGGGCACTATTGGGCCAGATGCTGCACAAACCTCAATTGAGCCCAGAGCCCCTATGGTGCTGTGCATTGCTCAGaccctgagatcagggcccctatTGTGCCAGGTATCCCCATATCCTGTGAGCCTGAGCAAGGATTCCCTGGTCTCTGCTATAGGGCATGGCATGGTGGTGACCAAGACCTCCTCGCCCTTACTTCATCTTAGCAgcactgctgccccctgcagggtgAAACCAGACCTGTTCTGCTGTGCATCAGCCCCCATGTCAGCAGCACCAAGGGCAGGGTGGCCTAATGCCAGGTTAGTGAGTTAGAGCCCCCACCTGCAGCACACGGATTAGGTGGGGGATTGCTAACCTGTGGCTGTGGTGATACAGCTACCTctggagtggagcacaggagctgttTATATCGGGATTCCCTCATCTGGCACTGAGATGTAGCTGctcctgggctggggtgggggtggggaggggctgattATACAGGGATCTCTCACCCAGTGCTGAAACGCGACACCCTcgagggtggggtgtgggagctgTTTCTATAGGGACCCATCCCACATCACCCAGATCCAGATGCCTCTTaggtggagcgcaggagctgtaTAACAAGCCAAGTGGATGTGGGAAAAACAGTAGACATGCTATATCTGAGTGTTAGtactgacattctcataagcaaactagggaaatatggtctagatgagATTCCTATCAGGCAGgtgtacaactggttgaaagaccgtacTCAAAAGGTAGTTCTTGATGGTTTACTGTCAGACTGCAAGGCCATATCAAGTAGGATCCCTCTGGGGTCTGTCTTGGGCTTGGTACTATTCACTATTGTAATTAACGACCTGGTTGGtgaagtggagagtatgcttataaaagtTGCTGGGAGGGGATACCCGCACTGCAAGGCCAAGATTAGAAGTCAGAATAATCTTGAgacattggagaattggtctgaaatcaacaagatgaaatccaGTAAAGGCAAGTAAGCAGGAAAAGCAATGGTACAGATACAACATGGGACTCATTGGCTAAGCAGTGGTACAACTGAAAAGGATCACGGGGTgagagtggatcacaaattaaataagagccaacagtgtgatgctgttttgaaaaaggcaaatatttttCTGGAATGTTGTCACCAGctgactggcccctttaagagtAATGGGTCCAGCGCCACCTGGGACTCATTCAGCCCACCTCTCTTGTTTAGACACTTGGCAGATAGGTTATGTGGTTAAAATCAGTCCAGGCCTGTATTTATTACCAAGCAATCGCTTGGTAATGCTCCTCCTAGTGGAAATGGCCACACAAGAAGAAATGAAGAATTAAGCTCTCATCAGctcctagatcaggggtaggcaacctatggcacgcatgccgaaggcagcacgcgagctgattttcagtggcactcacactgcctgggtcctggccactggtccggggggctctgcattttaatttaactttaaatgaagcttcttaaacatttttaaaaccttatttactttacatacaacaatagtttaacaaatgtattggagccagggccggctccagaccccagcgcgccaagtgcgcccTTGgcgcggcattttgccggcagggcagcaggcagctccggcggaccttccgcagtcatgcctgcgggaggtccaccggagccgcgggacaggtggacctgccgcaggcatgactgcggagggtccgctgctgccgcggctccggtggaccttccgcaggcatgactgcgcagggtccgctggtcccgcggctccggtggacctctgctccaccggagccgcaggaccagcggaccctccgcaggcacgtctgcaagaggtcccctggagccgcgggaccggcgtgcttggggcggccaaattcctagagctgcccctgattggagcatgagcttttgtgggtgaatacccacttcgttgcatgcatccgacgaagtgggtattcacccacaaaagctcacgctccaatatatctgttagtctataaggtgccacaggactctttgccgcttttacagatccagactaacacggcggcccctctgatatttaacaatagtttagttatgtattatagacttatagaaagagaccttctaagaacgttaaaatgtatgactggcacacaaaaccttaaatcagagtgaataaatgaagacttggcacagcacttctgaaaggttgccgacccctgtcctagatgCTCGGTTATTGGTAGCCTCTAACTGGAAAAAGCAAATTCGCCGAATCACAGAGGAATGATTAAGAACAGCCACGCTGGGACAGATcgatgatccatctagcccagtagttctcaaccaggggtatgtgtacccctgaggggagcagaggtcttccggggggtaCAGAaactcatctagctatttgcctagttttacaacgggctacataaaaagtactagcAATACAAATTAAACTTTCATACAGATAGTGACTTCTTTATAGTGCTCTAtataccagcatttctcaaattggagtCCACTGATCgctgttcagcggcatgcaggaggtgctgggagggagcgggaggagtggggatggggcacgcttggaggaggaggcagaaagaggcagggaagaggaggggcagggatggggccttagggggcaggggtggggcctggggctgagcagggggcccacgaaaaattttaaatcaaactgtGGGgcctcaggttgctaaagtttgagaactgctgctgtgtactgtacactgaaatgtaagtccaagatttatattccagttgattaattttataatgatatggtcaAAAGGAGCAAGTCAGCTGTTTTTCAGTCATCGTGTGCTGTGACccttgtctgattttgtaagcaagtagttttaaaatgaggtgaaacttgggggtacgcaagaccaatcagattcctgaaaggggcacagtcgtctggaaaggttgagagccactgatctagcccattatcctgtctcctgacagtggctggtgccagatgcttcagagagaatgaccagaacagggcaattatcaagtgatccacccccatccccgcttctggaggtttaaggacacctggctgcatccctgaccatcttggctaatagccagtgatggacctgtcctccaggaacttatcaaACAATATGGTAGGTTGAGGTTAGAGGGAAATTAACACACCAAATACATACCCAGCAAAAGAGACAGAGAACAGATAGATATTTGGTTACTTTTTATTCAATGCTCAGACAAAGTCACCTGCAAAAAAAACTCAGCATGCTGGTCCAAATGTTGTGACTATTAACATTTGATAGACATGCCTGGTCAGTTAAATCTGTGTGCACAGAGATTTCACTCGGTTTATCGCTAGAAGGGACATATCCCAGGTGTGGGAGCAAAGCGCACTCTATAATATGGTAGCCCACTGTTAAATAGAAAGATCTGATGACTACAGTCCTGTACGCTGTCTCTTAgtgtaggtccatacttaccgcgcgggtcgacgcggtgagttcgacttctcggagttcgaactatcgcgtctaatcaagacgcgatagttcgaactccccacgcgctccggtcgactccggaactccaccaccgcgaacggcggtggcggagtcgaccttggagccgcggagttcgaccccgccgcgtctggacgggtgagtcagtcgaactaaggtagtttgacttcagctacgctatttgcgtagctgaagtcgcgtaccttagttcgaccctcttcccccccccccccccccccgtagtgtagaccagacctgaaCAAAAGCTAACTGTTGCAATGATTGTTTGGTTTCTGATACttacatggcaaggatttgtaGGCCTGTTAAAACTTCCAACCTAAATACAcagatagtttaaaaaaaaatcagtgcaggCCTGGAGATAAAAAGGAAGAGTCACTGGAGagcccaggggctgtgtgtgggcgcAGAAACAGACAGCTGGAAGAGACGTCCCTAGGAGATACCTGCTTGCTTGTGACCTCCCGCAGCCCTGCGGGAAAGGACAGGATTAAAAGGGGCTGTACAAAGAGGCTGATTgaaggctgcagctggcctgaaTGATCAGTCAGACCCCAAGGAGGGCTGTGGGAGCCCAGAAACAAGGCTGGGATCTGAGTGGCAAAGGACTAATTTGATACACTGTAAGAAATGAGACCCCTCCCAAGGGAACCCCTGTTTAAAACACTCCATGGGAGAGTGGCTTCCGAGCAGAGGTGGGATGGAGGCAATAGAGGGCAGTGCCTCTGCAAGGCTGTGTTGTGCCACAGGGGTGTGTGTTCGAGGGTGTGGCCCCTACActgatgtattaacaggagtgttgtatgtaggACATGGGCAGTAACTGCCCCActctgctgggcactggggaggtctcagctggagaactgtgtccagttctgggtgcagcaggaaagatgtggacaaattgctatAGATGGTGATCAATCGTTCTCCATGGGCACTGAGGATGGGACAACTAATCGGCTTAGTTTGCAGAAAGGGAGACTGAGGTTTGACATTTGGGGAAACCTGCTAACCCCAAGGCTAGTTAAGCCCTGGAACAGGTCccccagggaggttgtggcatccccaatcactagaggtttttaagacctggtTGAACAAGCAGATATGAGGGACAGTCAGGGTTCCCTGGAGCCTGCtgcagcgcagggggctggactaccTGACTTCTCATGGCCtcgtccagccctacatttctaagatTGTGCTCGGTGCTGCACAGAGCAACCCCCAGCAGAACCTGGGGCCCCATGGGCACAGCACCGAGACACAGACctggccccaaagagctcacagtctggaTAGACAAGGGCGGGACTGAGGCAcggaggggggaaggaaattgcCTGAGGTCACCAGTCCTGGGGAGTGGTGGAGCCGGGCAGGGACCCAGTTTCCCAGAGTCCCAGCCGGAGCCTGGGCCACAGGGGGAGCAGCGTGTGACTGGGGAGGGGGCGTTCAGGGGAGATATAGTGGGAAGGGGGTTGCAGGGGAGTGGGATGTGACTGGAGAAGGAGGGGTCGCGGGGCTAGGGGGGGTTGTGATTGGAGAATGCAACCTAGCCCCGCCCCAATTTCCATGTTTTGGCGGGAGCGGGAATTTCCAAGTGCAACAAGAGAAGGTGAGTGAGCGCCTGGCACTGCCCAGCT
Coding sequences within it:
- the NPAS4 gene encoding neuronal PAS domain-containing protein 4, whose product is MYRSTKGASKARRDQINAEIRNLKELLPIPEGDKVRLSYLHIMSLACIYTRKSIFFAKGALGGLESLLSAQDLEEFVQTLPGFLLAFTGEGKLIYVSENVAEHLGHSMVDLVAQGDSIYDIIDPTDHFVMRNQLALPSPTDTDRLFRCHFNTSKTVRRQSTGNKLVLIRGRFHQPPPGSYWSTNPVFMAFCTPLEPKPRLSHNSLFLASFESRHTKDLAILDISESVIFHLGFEKSELLCRSWYSLMHPEDLSHASAQHCHLLGDAGEPQVEMVVRLQTKNGVSWVWIYSLARMESAEIPITCHNYIISDSEAWCLRQQLASEEPQVAYVLSAAPAYSEGLLSPAQLSSPDQVFTPLSGTPTGAAPVPSFDFASLEYAEGTSLSHEGPSMAMELGNLSSMEEAPSATQGQPGKDTEFSYVFFPTAYEPAFRRDNPGGSSKDFVCTPPYTPHQGCTFMFGTQESYPPTTATSPPTTTSSELLYPPENCSALYEKLPPTPDSPGNGDCTVMTLPEVRAPLYIDVPMVPEGVLTPEASPIKQTFFRYSEKEKTEIDLLARHISSLAEDFSSFHSTELSLQAKQGQVSRSSSLPASMPSPCLDFQPLKSWRSIDFSFLSCPEESLLEEDTMENLLQDLSTSLFEKSGAGVRCPLHHHFCGGNVSSPLSLDAEESGSGTLAPSPSTDLSPEEQCFLEELASYETVFETCASRSPCDGLDELYQLQSHLQDSFHEDGSESDPSF